GATGGGAGGCGGGGGCCTGCACACGGTGGGCTCGGCCATCATCGACCTTTTAAGTTACCTGACTGGAACACGGGCCCAGCGTGTTCACGGCTTGCTGCGCACCTTCGTACAGCAAAATGACACCATCAGAGGCATCCGACGAGTCACCAGTGACgacttttgtttctttcaaatgtTAATGGGGCCGTGCACGGGCGGCGTGTGCTGCACGGTGACCCTGAACTTCAACATGCCGGGTTCCTTTTTGCATGAGGTGATGGTCGTTGGATCCACGGGGAGATTGGTGGCGAGAGGGACGGAACTGTACGGTCAGCGCAACGGCAGTAAACGTGAGGAGCTATTGCTTGGCGACGGCAGCTGGGCTGGACCTGATGTGAAAGACATACCTTTGCCGCACCTGCTGGGGCTGGGCGCCATGGTCAAGGCCCTGAGACAGTCCTTCCAGGAACACGAGGAGCGCAGGTTGTGGGCGCGTGGCCCGGTCGCCATGGCACCCACCTTTGAAGACGGCCTGTACGTACAGACGGTCGTGGAGGCCGTGAAGCGGTCCAGCTTTAGCGGAGAGTGGGAGTGTGTTGAGATCATGAATAAAGAGCCCGATCCCAATCACAACATATGTGAGGCTCAGAAGAGAAACAAGAACTAATATTTGGATATTAGGCTTTCGGCTGATATTTCTGGATGGCCCTAAAATGCCCTTTCACgtttacaggtgaacttaatttgaccttctctcAACTTTTGAACGCACTTGTCCAATTGTTCAATATTTCAGTCCTGTTTGCGCAACGCACTGTTCTCTAAGGCCCGCCGGGGCTTCACAGCGACGTAAAACTGACCGAACGTCACGTGTCAAAAAACAGGCGAGTTTTGGCGTTCACAATGCGAGCCCAAGGGTCCTTTGATTTCAATATAGGATAACATGTCAGTGCGCTGATATTGATGACTGGATGGATTACTCCGCTAATTCTCATTTCACAAACGTTGTACTAATCAGAGTATCGTGTTTGGCCTAGAGGAGGCAAACATTTTCCTTGAGTTCCCCTTCTACACTATATTCATAATTTCATTATATAGTTGTGACTCAAAAGCaaagcgtggagagtctctgtcaccaaatgtacgAGTTGAGACTCGCCAACTAATTTACCAATCGTCTAACTCTGTCGCCTCCGGCAGTGTCATTCAGTGTGTGGCAGGCCAAGCAAGGCGCTGAATGGCAacattcgca
This Hippocampus zosterae strain Florida chromosome 4, ASM2543408v3, whole genome shotgun sequence DNA region includes the following protein-coding sequences:
- the gfod2 gene encoding glucose-fructose oxidoreductase domain-containing protein 2 isoform X1 — encoded protein: MLPGVGVFGTGSTARVLVPMLKAEGFEVHALWGRSEEEACSLAKELSIPFHTSRSDDVLLHQDVDLVCIYIPPSMTRQIAVKALGIGKNVVSEKAATAVDSFQMVNAARYYPQLLSIMGNTLRFLPTFAAMRQLLMEGYVGEVQVCDVRVYGPSLLDQSYGWTCEDLMGGGGLHTVGSAIIDLLSYLTGTRAQRVHGLLRTFVQQNDTIRGIRRVTSDDFCFFQMLMGPCTGGVCCTVTLNFNMPGSFLHEVMVVGSTGRLVARGTELYGQRNGSKREELLLGDGSWAGPDVKDIPLPHLLGLGAMVKALRQSFQEHEERRLWARGPVAMAPTFEDGLYVQTVVEAVKRSSFSGEWECVEIMNKEPDPNHNICEAQKRNKN
- the gfod2 gene encoding glucose-fructose oxidoreductase domain-containing protein 2 isoform X2, with the translated sequence MLPGVGVFGTGSTARVLVPMLKAEGFEVHALWGRSEEEACSLAKELSIPFHTSRSDDVLLHQDVDLVCIYIPPSMTRQIAVKALGIGKNVVSEKAATAVDSFQMLLMEGYVGEVQVCDVRVYGPSLLDQSYGWTCEDLMGGGGLHTVGSAIIDLLSYLTGTRAQRVHGLLRTFVQQNDTIRGIRRVTSDDFCFFQMLMGPCTGGVCCTVTLNFNMPGSFLHEVMVVGSTGRLVARGTELYGQRNGSKREELLLGDGSWAGPDVKDIPLPHLLGLGAMVKALRQSFQEHEERRLWARGPVAMAPTFEDGLYVQTVVEAVKRSSFSGEWECVEIMNKEPDPNHNICEAQKRNKN